One Urocitellus parryii isolate mUroPar1 chromosome 9, mUroPar1.hap1, whole genome shotgun sequence DNA segment encodes these proteins:
- the Mefv gene encoding pyrin: MDKTLSDHLLNTLEELVPYDFEKFKFKLQNTNLEKEHSRIPRGHLQMARPVKLANLLIIHYGEKHAVQLTLKVLRAINQRLLAEELHKATGQEYPAQDSGTDTSTGSSPGENKLKSQKEPDGPEGDGQQQSGGGAASLPSSQHEAGRGPQKKSQSKRRDQKGPEVLDVQGKPLARSTGLPSKRSLALAQLPGEKEIRKSAQLRRNASSAGRLQGLSSGAPGRKESKKSEVYLHSVKPRPRSFEFIIPSEDRESSNAETILTSLEKMKNAKPDSAASPRGRVILDGEATVALEKGSTNPEHSTPGRPQDKAAFPLCHTPKGDLLAGTCVLDSCSCPVASGEPKTPRSHLPSCQQCQASLNKNSSGGLSPEPLPQCQRHMKQVQLLFCEDHREPICLICRLSQEHQGHRVRPIEEAALEYREKIQKQLEHLKELRKSGEEQRSQGDKKTESLLKQTETQKQRIRCQMKQLCQFLEWQEQLFVTWTEELGQTIGQVRETFGTRVSQHISRLDELIGELEAKQSQSEWEIMQDIGVTLHRAKMMTDPEPWDAPPEVKKKIQLLYQKAEFMERSTRYFTETLRSEMEMFNVTELMAAQAHAGNVILDPATAHPNLVFSDDMKSVRLGNKDERQSDSPERFDNCITLGSPSFFSGCHYWEVEVGDKTAWILGVCEASVCRKGSMTLSPENGYWVVMMKQNEYLASTCPPTRLQLRKPPRRVGIFLDWKKGDISFYNVTARSHIYIFTGFSSSGPLQPIFCPGKHDGGKNMGPLTICPVSGQGPH, encoded by the exons ATGGACAAGACCCTTAGTGACCATCTGCTGAACACCCTGGAGGAACTGGTGCCCTATGACTTTGAGAAGTTCAAGTTCAAGCTGCAGAATACCAATTTGGAGAAGGAGCACTCCCGGATCCCCCGGGGCCATCTTCAGATGGCCAGGCCAGTGAAGCTGGCCAACCTATTGATCATCCATTACGGGGAGAAACATGCTGTACAACTGACCCTGAAGGTCCTGCGTGCCATCAACCAGCGCCTCCTGGCAGAAGAGCTGCACAAGGCCACTGGCCAGG AATATCCAGCACAAGACAGTGGCACCGACACATCCACAGGATCTTCTCCTGGAGAAAATAAGCTCAAGAGCCAGAAGGAACCAGATGGCCCAGAAGGTGATGGACAGCAGCAAAGTGGTGGGGGGGCAGCCAGCCTGCCGTCCAGCCAGCATGAGGCAGGGAGGGGGCCTCAGAAGAAGTCTCAGAGCAAAAGGAGGGATCAGAAGGGCCCTGAGGTCCTGGACGTGCAGGGAAAACCTCTGGCCAGGAGCACAGGGCTGCCCTCCAAAAGAAGCCTGGCCCTTGCCCAGCTGCCAGGGGAAAAGGAGATTAGGAAGAGTGCCCAGCTCCGCAGGAATGCCAGCTCTGCAGGAAGACTCCAGGGTTTATCCAGCGGGGCTCCAGGGAGGAAAGAATCCAAGAAATCTGAAGTATATTTACATTCAGTGAAGCCGCGACCCAGAAGTTTTGAATTTATCATTCCTTCAGAAGACAGAGAATCCTCAAATGCAGAAACTATTCTGACTTctcttgagaaaatgaaaaatgcaaaaccaGACTCAGCAGCCAGCCCCAGGGGAAGAGTCATTCTGGATGGAGAGGCTACTGTGGCTCTGGAGAAGGGCTCCACAAACCCAGAGCATTCCA CCCCAGGGAGGCCACAGGACAAGGCTGCATTTCCCCTTTGCCACACACCAAAAGGAGATCTGCTTGCTGGTACCTGTGTGCTGGATTCCTGCAGCTGTCCAGTTGCTTCAGGGGAGCCTAAGACCCCTAGAAGTCACTTGCCTAGCTGCCAGCAGTGCCAGGCCTCACTCAACAAGAACAGCTCTGGAGGCCTGAGCCCTGAGCCCCTGCCACAGTGCCAGCGCCACATGAAGCAGGTGCAGCTGCTCTTCTGTGAGGATCACAGGGAGCCCATCTGCCTCATCTGCAGGCTGAGTCAGGAGCACCAAGGTCACCGGGTACGCCCCATTGAGGAGGCTGCCTTGGAATACAGG GAGAAAATTCAGAAGCAGCTGGAGCATCTGAAGGAGCTGAGGAAATCTGGAGAGGAGCAGAGATCCCAGGGGGATAAGAAGACAGAGAGCCTCCTG AAACAAACTGAAACCCAGAAGCAGAGGATCCGGTGCCAAATGAAGCAGCTGTGCCAGTTTCTGGAGTGGCAGGAGCAGCTATTTGTGACCTGGACGGAGGAGCTGGGCCAGACCATTGGCCAGGTCAGAGAGACCTTTGGCACTCGGGTATCCCAGCACATCTCCCGCCTCGATGAGCTGATTGGGGAGTTGGAAGCCAAGCAAAGCCAGTCAGAATGGGAGATCATGCAA GACATCGGAGTCACCTTGCACAG GGCCAAGATGATGACTGACCCTGAGCCATGGGATGCTCCTccagaagtgaaaaaaaagatacaactGCTCTATCAGAAAGCAGAGTTTATGGAGAGGAGCACACGGTACTTCACAG AAACACTGCGATCAGAAATGGAAATGTTCAATG TTACAGAACTGATGGCTGCTCAGGCACATGCTGGTAA TGTAATCCTGGATCCAGCAACTGCCCACCCCAACCTTGTCTTCTCTGATGACATGAAAAGTGTGAGACTTGGAAACAAAGATGAGCGACAATCTGACAGCCCAGAAAGATTCGATAACTGCATCACCCTGGGTTCTCCCAGTTTCTTCTCTGGCTGCCATTACTGGGAGGTGGAGGTTGGAGATAAGACAGCATGGATCCTGGGAGTGTGCGAGGCATCCGTGTGCAGGAAGGGAAGCATGACTCTGTCACCAGAGAATGGCTACTGGGTAGTGATGATGAAGCAAAATGAGTACCTGGCCTCTACCTGTCCTCCAACCCGTCTGCAACTGAGAAAGCCCCCCAGGCGTGTGGGCATCTTCCTGGACTGGAAGAAGggagatatttctttttataatgtaaCAGCTAGATCGCACATCTACATATTTACTGGCTTCTCTTCCTCTGGACCCCTTCAACCTATCTTCTGCCCTGGGAAACATGATGGAGGGAAGAACATGGGTCCTCTGACTATCTGCCCAGTGAGTGGCCAGGGGCCCCACTGA